A window of Cryptomeria japonica chromosome 3, Sugi_1.0, whole genome shotgun sequence contains these coding sequences:
- the LOC131078574 gene encoding uncharacterized protein LOC131078574, with protein MGGGSPSPSPSPVGSPRGHNIEGDLTNAFNNCRIQPSDPGSSATAAAAAVLTNCGEYPPFSGFRSPHLKHKLKCHFKIKHRHHGPPKIKHRHHEHIKIKHRHGGEKEMHRFRHCHHMNTEAPLGCAFLHQGPHHHGPRPHPPGHPPHHHMRERRHHGHCRSHGYHHFFTGPMGGPGPVPVPVPPPHN; from the coding sequence ATGGGAGGAGGCAGTCCTAGCCCGAGTCCAAGTCCAGTTGGAAGCCCACGTGGACACAATATTGAAGGGGATCTTACAAACGCTTTCAACAACTGTAGAATCCAACCTTCAGACCCTGGTTCTAGTGCCACCGCCGCTGCTGCAGCAGTTCTTACTAATTGTGGTGAGTATCCCCCTTTTTCTGGGTTTCGATCTCCCCATCTCAAGCACAAACTGAAGTGTCATTTCAAAATCAAGCACAGGCATCATGGACCTCCTAAAATCAAGCACAGACAccatgagcatatcaaaatcaagcacAGACATGGAGGAGAGAAAGAAATGCACAGGTTCCGCCATTGCCATCATATGAATACTGAAGCACCCCTTGGATGTGCATTCCTTCATCAAGGACCTCATCATCATGGTCCTCGTCCTCATCCTCCtggtcatcctcctcatcatcatatgaGGGAGAGGAGGCACCATGGACACTGCCGCTCACATGGTTATCATCACTTTTTCACTGGCCCAATGGGTGGCCCTGgacctgtgcctgtgcctgtgcctCCCCCTCATAATTAA